GAAACTCTATTTCGTCGCTCAGGATAGTCAAAAACAACAAAATGATATTTTTGAATTAGACATAAATTCATGTACTTATACCTTATGGTGCGATGATTATCAAGATAGTGATTTTTACATTAGACCTTTCCCTTACAAATTTTACTTTATAACTTGTGTAAATGAAATTGTTACCTGGGAATTATTAGATTCCTGCCATCAGGGCTCCAAAGTTGAATTATGGATTCAACCATCTATTCCAAGATCAATTGGTTATTCCAGAGAGAGTGACAAAAATGGGATTATTTGGTTATTTGATCCTTTAGGTGTAGGCAAAGTAAATCCACCTAGTCTTTTTTATACTTATCAAAACTATGCGAACCTTAATCTTTTTAGGTTCGGCCAATATGCCACAATTTACAATGGAAAAATATACACCATAGGTACTGAAATTAATGACCCTCTAAACAAAATAAGCATATTTGAAATCGATACTTCAACTTTAAAAGTAATAAGAAAAATTAGAACTTTTGAAAATTATGAAACCGCTCCTGGTTCACTATTTCCATTGAATATAAGTTGTGGGGTAAGCCATTTAATTTGTATTGTTCAAAATAAGTTATACTATTTGGATATTAATTCAGGAAATCTAAGTTTAATGTGTGACGTACAGCTCAATGCACCAAATGATAACTTTTTAGTCAATGGAGCTTCACCCTGGCCTTACAATCCAAATGATTGTGATGTTTTCATTGATTTGGATTTGGATGGAAACTCAGGAGATAAGACCAATGGATTTAACAAATTTTTGAAATGTCGTCAAAATAAATCGCTTATAACCGATGCTGATTTAGATGTATTTTCTGATTTTGGAAGCATGGATTCATTGAACGTTGAACTTTTAAATACTGTTGACAACAACTATGAGCGATTATCATTGGATACTTTTGGAAATTTTAAAGCTATTAATTCAAATACTTTTGTAAGAATTTTTCCCTCCGGTTTTACTTCAAACAAAGATTATGAACTGGCTTTAAAAAATATTTATTATGTCAATGATGCATGCCCGGTTTCTCCCGGTTTAAGAAAAATAAGGTTTATAGCTTATAAAAATGGAAAAACAGATACTGCTATTTGTAATTTAAATATTATAGGGCCTTATTTTAATGCAGGTAGCAATAATCAAATTTCAATTTGTAAAATTGACACTGTTATAAATTTATCTTCTTTCCTTGGAACTTGTTTTAGTTCTAATGGCATCTGGAGCAATTCAAAAGGAATTTTAAACCCCTCAAAAGATACCAGTGGAATTTACTCTTATACAGTAGGTGATTCCATTTGTGGAATAGATGCTGCATTTATCAAAGTTGATTTGCTTGGTCTACCTGCTTTTGACTTAGGAGCGGATCAATATATTTGTCCTGGAGACAGTGTTAGTTTTGAAGTCCCTGCCCTTCTTACTGTGGAATGGCAAGACAAGAGTACAGCACCAAAATATGTTGTCACGAATCCAGGAATTTACGAAGTAAGAATAACCAATGATAAGGGTTGTTTTATTTATGATTCGATTCAGATTTTTCAAAACAATTATACAACTGTAACCAGGTCCACATCCATCTGTCAGAATCAAAATTTTATCTATAAAAACATCTCCTATCCTCCCGGTTTTCTCATCAGAGATACCCTCTACGCTGCCTCCGGCTGCGATACTTTACTGGAATTGTGGCTACAACCTCTTCCTTTGCCCGCTGTGCGCATTTTGGGAGATACCCTCCTATGTGAAGGGGATACTGCCTTGCTCAGCACCTCAGCCTCCGGAAGCCTCCTGTGGTCCACCGGCGATACCACAAGAGCCATTCCTGCAGCACCGGGCAATTATTCCCTCACCGTCACGGATGCCAACAATTGCTCCGCAAGCTCTTCCTTCCACGTGGACCAGGCACCGCCACTTTCTTATGTCATCACTTCTTACGACCCCCTTTGCAGCGAGGAGCTGGGAAGCGTCCTCCTCAGGGTTTCTTCAGGTGGAATTCCTCCCATACAATATTCCCTCAACGGACTGACCAATCTTTCCGGCATCTTTTCTTCTCTGCCTCCGGGATCTTACATTGCCACTTTTTCGGATGCGCTGGGTTGTACCCGCTCTGACACAGTCCTCATCCTGCCTCCACCACTCTTTGAAGTCGACATGACAGACTCCCTTATCCTTGATGCAGGGTCTTCCGTCCTCGTGCAATACAGACTCCTCCAGGGCTCCATTCAGAACATCTTGTTCCGGCCCGGTGAAGGAATCGCTCTGAATCAGGGTGGGCTGCGCATCTCCGCAACCACCGACCAAATTTATACCCTCACCTTCATCGACGACAACGGCTGTGAGATTACCAAAACGCTCAAAGTCTCCGTCAGACAAAACAATGAATTCTTTGCCCCATTGATCTTCTCCCCAAACAACGATGGCATCAACGACTTTTGGTTGCCTTCCTGGGGCAGTTCCTGGACCCGGGCAGAAATCAAAATTTATGACCGGTGGGGTGCACTCATGGCTTCCCCTCCCCCAGCTCAGGGCTGGGATGGCAATCACCATGGAACGCCCTGCATCCCGGGTGTGTATCTGTTCCACATCGTTCTCTATGATGCGCAAGGTAACTCTACTTCTTTCTCTGGAGATCTTACTTTGGTGAGGTAAAACACATCATTCAGCTTCCTTAAACCTGCCTGAGAAAATTTAGTTTGCATTCAAAATAAATGTCCAAAAATTTGGAATTCTCAATCAGCCTTTGCTATATTCACTTAATTTTTATTACACCACATTTTTTTAGACACCGATTTAACACTTGCTATGTAACTTTTTTATTCATCTAAAATTTTTATCTATGAAAACTAAAATTTTTGCTACTGTATCAGCAAAATTAAATTCCGCCCCCCCCCATTTTTCTTCACTGAAATTTGGCATTCTTAACCCCTTTATCGCCTCCATCATGGCTGCACTCTTGACACTTGGTTTGCCTGGAATTGTGGTTGGACAGGATCCATTAGACATCAGTGGTATTAGTCTATTTAGAACTGCAGGTTATGGCGTTGAGAACCACGATTTTTCAATCTGGGTAATCCATCCGGATGATAACGGGGCTCAATGGAATTTTCAAGGAGCTTTTACTACTCAATCTTGTGGGGATGAAATATACGAGGGAACAATTTACTTATTAGGCCAAAACAGTGATAATAATACTATCAAAGTTCTGCCCTCCAGCGAAAATGATTATGCGGATTATACCAACGGAGTTACTGCTTACGATATGGCGAGAATTTCCGCTCACCTCAACAGTTTGGAAAATATTTCTTGCCCTTATAAAATAATTTCTGCCGATGCAGATGGTGACCAGACTATAGATTGGGATGACTATGATCAATTGAGTGATTTAATTCTTGGTTATATTGATGAATTTAACCGTCAAAGTTGGGAATGGGTTAATCCATACATGATTTCATTATCTACCTATGGAAGTTTTAGTACATATCCTTTTAGGTATGTCATTTCAGATCAGTGGCCGGGAGGTGTGATTTTCCCTCGACTTACTTATTCAGAAGTTGATAATAATCAATATAAATATTTTGATTACAGATCTACCAAAGTTGGGGACATTGACAAAACCGAAAATGGAGGTTCTATAAATACCTGGGTGTGTGGAGCAGGAAGCTATCCAAGTTGTTTTAATTGCAATGAAAAAATTAGTTCAAGAAGCAACACCAGCAACATAAGTAACATCAAAATTCATAAAGGGGATTTATTGGAATTTTATGTGGTCCCTGATCAAAACAGTTCTATAAATGGTTTAGAATTACCTGTTTTCATAGATGACAAGTATCTTGAAATTTTAACTATTGAAACCATACCAGAATTAAATGTTAAAACAAACTTCCAGCAAAAAAATAAGCGATTAACTGCTCTTGGTCTGGATTCTAAACTGGAGAAGCACAACTATGAAGCACAAACTCCCTTATTGAAATTTACCTTAAAAGCCAAATCTGATCACTTGCATCTGGGCAAAATAGTAGCCTGGGATCAAAACCGAAATCCTGAACTCATCAGTTTTCCGGACCTTTTAACTTCCAACGATTTATCACTGATTTTAATTAAGCATACGCCGGATAATTTTGATTTTGGACAAATAGGAAATACAAGCAGAATTTCCTTTGCCAACGATATTCAAAGAACGGTTTCTTATGATCTTTTTGATGCTTTGGGAAATAGAATTATTTCCGGAAAGTTATCTTTGGAGGCCGGATATCAGGAAGTGAATTTTGATGAGCAATTAACCCCGGGCTTATTCCATTTGGTCATCCAAAAGGAGCAACAAATCTTAACAAAAAAAATTATCAAAATTTAATTATACCGTTACCGGTCATGGATTTTATCTGTGACCGGTTATTTTAATTATGAAGAATTTAATTTCTTTGACCATCATTTTAATTTTTATTCAGACTGTATATAGTCAGGAAAGACTTGCTGTTACAAGATTATACATTGACCGTAAGCATGCTTTTCTACACACGAATTTTGATTGCAAGGATACTTTAATTATCTGCGATAATTTGAACATTGCTATTGACCAAATTTGTTATCATCCCAATGGAGATCTGATCGGAATTTGGCAGCAATGTCTTGGTCCCGTATCTAACTGTCCAAAAGACTCCATAGTCCTATTTAAGATTGATCCATTAAATTGCGAGGTAAAAATAATCAGATCCTTTTCACAAGATAATTTTTCGCTGTATCCTCGTTTATTTTATATTGACTATTTAGGTCGTATTATATCAAGAGGTGGAATTGGGATGCATGAAAAATTGCTACTCGCGGAAAGTCTAAGAGATACTTTTAAAACTATTAGTATTCTACCAAACAAGGGGATTTATTTTGATGATTTTACTTACATAAAAGGCTTGCTTTTTGCTTATGATAATTTTTCTGGTGAAATCGACCAATTTGACCAAAATTTTAAATTCATTAAATCTTATAATTATCTATCACATTCGTTAGGTAGTTTTACAAACATTTATTACGATTGTGACAGTTTTAATACTTTTTGTTTTGGAAGCAAAAAGGATATTAAAACATTAAATGATAAACCTTGGGATTTAGGTATTTATCAGTTCCGTTTTGATTTGCAAAATGGTATTTTATTGGACAGCATGTGCTACACTCCTGCTTTTGATACAAACGTTGTTGGGTGGGCTGGAAATCTCACCAGTAAGTATGAATACCTTGGTTCCGATCCGGAATGTGATCTCCTGCTCGATCTGGACCGCAATAATTCTTCCGGTCTTTATCCCTATGATTTTGATATTCCTTTCGCGCTTTGTGCGCCCAATGATTCCGCTACTCTTTGCGACGACGATCTTTATCTCCACACTTCTTTTCCTCTGGACAGCATCTCCATCCTCCTTTCCAATGCACTTAATCTGCCGCTGGAATTCATTGCTTCCACAGGTCTCCCACCGGGATTTTCTTTGCTTAGGCGTTCAGATTCTACCTGGACTTTGTCCGGATCATCCGCATCCGATGCAGAATACACCCTGGCGCTTAAATCACTCCGATATGTCAACAATGCTCCCTTCAGAATTTCTGGTTCCAGACAGATCTCCTTTCAGGGTCACAATTCCCTGAAATCAGGTTCTCTGGCCCGTGCTTTCCTCCGTCTGGGAAACAAGCCTTACAGTGGTCCCGATACCAGCATTCACATCTGCTTGCCGGCTCTTGATCCCGTTGATCTTCTTCCTCTCCTCTCCAACGCAGATTCAGATGGACTTTTTTATCCTCCACTGAAATCCGCCAACAAGGTCTTTGTGCCCGGCTCTGATTCCTATGGCCTCTACCGGTACATCACTACCGATCTCTTCTGTGGTACCGATACGGCACAGATACTCCTCTCTGAAGCCCATTCCATTCCCGCTGATCTGGGACCCGATCTGGAGTTTTGCAACGGCGATTCCTTCTCCCTCCTTCTCAACCACCCGGCACTGGACAGCCTGTGGATCAATGGATCTCCTGCCTCTCCTCATATCATTCTCCGCAAGCCCGGATCCTACTTCCTGACGCTCAAGTCTAAGGACGGGTGCCTGTCCTACGACTCCCTCCTCATTCAAAAATCTTCCAGGCTCCTATCTCGTTTTGACTCTTTGACGGTGTGTCGCAACGGTTCCTTGGTCTACAAAAATAAAACTTACTTCCCGGGTCAAACTATTCTTGATACTTTGTATGCTGCTCTTTCCTGTGACACCCTCCTCTCCATCTCGCTCATCCCCTCTGATCTGAACCTTACCAGAGTTACCAGACCTCTTTGTCTGAATGAAAAATATATCTACAAAAACATCTCCTATCCTCCCGGTTCTCTCATCAGAGATACCCTCTACGCCGCCTCAGGTTGCGATACTTTACTGGAATTGTGGCTACAACTGCTTCCTCTGCCCGCTGTAAGCATTTTGGGGGATACCCTCATTTGTGAAGGGGACACTACTTTGCTCAGCACCTCAGCCTCCGGAAGCCTCCTGTGGTCCACCGGCGATACCACAAGAGCCATTCCTGCAGCACCGGGCAATTATTCCCTCACCGTCACGGATGCCAACAATTGCTCCGCAAGCTCTTCCTTCCACGTGGACCAGGCACCGCCACTTTCTTACGTCATCACTTCTTACGACCCCTTTGCAGCGAGGAGCTGGGAAGCGTCCTCCTCAAGGTTTCTTCAGGTGGAATTCCTCCCTTTCAATATGCTCTCAACGGGATGACCAATCTTTCAGGCATCTTTTCTTCCCTGCCTCCGGGATCTTACATTGCCACTTTTTCAGATGCGCTGGGTTGTACCCGCTCTGACACAGTCCTCATCCTGCCTCCGCCACTCTTTGAAGTCGACATGACAGACTCCCTTATCCTCGATGCAGGGTCTTCCGTCCTGGTGCAATACAGACTCCTCAAAGGCTCCATTCAAAACATCTTGTTCCAGCCCGGTGAAGGAATCGCTCTGGATCAGGGTGGGCTGCGCATCTCCGCAACCACCGACCAAATTTATACCCTCACCTTCATCGACGACAACGGCTGTGAGATTACCAAAACGCTCAAGGTCTCCGTCAGACAAAACAATGAATTCTTTGCCCCATTGATCTTCTCCCCAAACAACGATGGCATCAACGACTTCTGGTTGCCTTCCTGGGGCAGCTCCTGGACCCGGGCAGAAATCAAAATCTATGACCGATGGGGGGCGCTCATGGCTTCCCCTCCCACAGCTCAGGGCTGGGATGGCAATCACCATGGAATGCCTTGCATCCCGGGTGTGTATCTGTTCCACATCGTTCTCTATGATGCGCAAGGTAGCTCTACTTCTTTCTCTGGAGATCTTACTTTGGTGAGGTAAAACACATCATTCAGCTTCCTTAAACCTGCCTGAGAAAATTTAGTTTGCATTCAAAATAAATGTCCAAAAATTTGGAATTCTCAATCAGCCTTTACTATATTCACTTAATTTTTATTACACCACATTTTTTTAGACACCGATTTAACACTGGGTATGTAACATTTTTATTCATCCAAAATTTTTATCTATGAAAACTAAAATTTTTGCTACTGTTTCAGCAAAATTAAATTCCTCCCCAACTCATTTTTCTTCACTGAAATTTGGCTTTCTTAAACCCGTCATCGCCTCCATCATGGCTACACTCTTGACACTTGGTTTGCCTGGAATTGTGGTTGGACAAGATTCATGTGAAACTGTTAATTTAGAAGGTCATTGTTTGTTTCGCAATTATAGCTTTGGAGTTAGTAACCATTCTTTTAGTATTTTAGTATACCAAGTTTCTGGATCCCAATGCGAAGGCCAAACCTCTCACACTTCAACTGGGTGTGAATATGGGATTTTTGAAATCGAAGATTATACTGAAATTCCTAGCAGCATCAACTCTACTTTAAGCGTAGTCGAGGTAACCCCTTACACGGATAATGATGTATATGATTATCAGGATGGTGTTACAGCAGCAGATGTGGCCGCCATTAATAAGCATGTATTGGGTATTGAATACATCACTGATCCTTATAAAATTGTTGCTGCTGATCCTACAGGAAATCAAATTATTGATTCCAATGATAGAGTTGCCATTTATAATCTCATTTTATACAATACCCTCTTTAATAGAACCAGCTGGGATTGGTTTAATGAATATCAGGTGGCAAATAATTCTTCTCACTTTAATTCCAATCCTTTTGCTTATTCATTATGGGATCTATGGACTGACCAGATCATCATCTATCCCAGCATGAGTCACAGTACACTCGTAAATTATCAAAACAGATACCTCCATTACAGAACTACAAAAGTTGGTGAAATTGACAACACCACTGCCAATACCTGGGTATGTGATACCTACACTTTTAAATCACCTGCTGTTTCTGCAAGATCCGGCACAGATATCCAAAATCTAAAAGTGCCCGCAAATTCAGAATTACGCTTTAGTGTGGCCGTAGAAATCAATGAACCCATTGTTAGTTTAGAATTACCCATTAGAATTGATAAAAGTTTATTCACCATAAAAGACATCAGTTCCACCGGAAACTTCCCGATCAATTATGCTTACAGTGAACTGACCAATCGCCTCACCATCTTATGGGTGGATGCTAATTTAAAAGAATTAAAAACAAATGGAGAATCAATAATTCTGAATTTTACTTTGATTGCAAATAAATCGATTGACAATTTAACCAATGAAATTATTTGGGATCCTAAAAGGCAGGTAGAAGCGACCAATATGAAAGGTCATCTTATAAACACTAATGCACGGATAATTTTGGATGATGTAATTCAAGGTAATTTAAGCATGATTTATAATCATAACTTCCATGAAATTCAAATTCACAGCAACAATTCAGGTTTTGGAGAATTGATGTTTTTTGATTCCAATGGAAACTTAATATCAGGGGATAAAATTGAATTGTTCGAAGGAAAGGCAAATTATAAGGTTCCTGAAAATTTAACGCCGGGAATCTATTTTGCCAAACTGGTTACCTTAGATAAGGTATTCTCTGCAAAATTTTTATCTAAATAAAATTTTTATTGACGGTTGGGTATCAGATTAAAACCCAACCGTTCTCCAAATTTTTATCATTCAATCTATGTTCAGAGCAATTGTTGTTGTAATTCTAATTATATTAATTAAACCAATTGGAATTGCTCAAAATATTATTTTTTGGTCCGGTGGATTTCAAGTAGAATGGGATGCAGCCAGTTGTTCTCTTAATACAACTTTTTGTCAACCTATTTCAAACAAAGCTTATGCTTTTCACCCAAATGGAAATATTGTTTGGATGAGGTCAACACCGCTTCCGGGAAATTTCTCAAGAGTTGCATATTATATTAGGGATTTTATTAATTGTGATACAACCCTTATGTATTCATTTGTAAAATATAATTATTCTCAAAATGGCGCTCCACTAAAAATTGATCATTTGGGCAGAATGTATGCCAATAACACAAAAGACAGCAGTATTGTGGTTTCTAATTTCATTGGTGACTCGCTTCATTATTTATTAAACTGGCAAATAAGACCATCATATATTTTATTAGATAATGATGAAATTCTCCTGCTCAACTATACTAAAACATATTCAAGATATGACAAGAATTACAATTTTATACAAAATGTCCAGTTTTCTGTTCCCATTGTCAATTTGACAAAATTAATAATTGATTGCGACTCTAGTTATTATTTGGCCGCAGCACTGGACATGCCAATGGATGTTTATTTAGATTCATTAAATAACCATTTTTTTGAATTTTCCTTTAGTACAGAACACACCAGAATTATTGCCTATGATTTGAAATCTAATCGAGAGATAAAAGAGCTGTGCAAAGTTATTTTGCCATTTAAAAATACATATATCGGCATCCTAAACCCTCTGGAATTTCTGGATTCAGAAAACCAATGTGATCTCCTGCTCGATCTGGACCGCAATAATTCTTCCGGTCTTTATCCCTATGATTTTGATATTCCCTTTGCGCTTTGTGCGCCCAATGATTCCGCTACTCTTTGCGACGACGATCTTTACCTCCACACTTCTTTTCCTCTGGACAGCATCTCCATCCTCCTTTCCAACGCTCTTAATCTCCCGCTGGAATTCATTGCTTCCACAGGTCTCCCGCCGGGATTTTCTTTGCTTAGGCGTTCTGATTCTACCTGGACTTTGTCCGGATCATCCGCATCCGATGCAGAATACACCCTGGCACTTAAATCACTCCGATATGTCAACAATGCTCCCTTCAGAATTTCAGGTTCCAGACAGATCTCCTTTCAGGGTCACAATTCCCTGAAATCAGGTTCTCTGGCCCGTGCTTTCCTCCGTCTGGGAAACAAGCCTTACAGTGGTCCCGATACCAGCATTCACATCTGCTTGCCGGCTCTTGATCCCGTTGATCTTCTTCCTCTCCTCTCCAACGCAGATTCAGATGGACTTTTTTATCCTCCACTGAAATCCGCCAACAAGGTCTTTGTGCCCGGCTCTGATTCCTATGGCCTCTACCGGTACATCACTACCGATCTCTTCTGTGGTACCGATACGGCACAGATACTCCTCTCTGAAGCCCATTCCATTCCCGCTGATCTGGGACCCGATCTGGAGTTTTGCAACGGCGATTCCTTCTCCCTCCTTCTCAACCACCCGGCACTGGACAGCCTGTGGATCAATGGATCTCCTGCCTCTCCTCATATCATTCTCCGCAAGCCCGGATCCTACTTCCTGACGCTCAAGTCTAAGGACGGGTGCCTGTCCTACGACTCCCTCCTCATTCAAAAATCTTCCAGGCTCCTATCTCGTTTTGACTCTTTGACGGTGTGTCGCAACGGTTCCTTGGTCTACAAAAATAAAACTTACTTCCCGGGTCAAACTATTCTTGATACTTTGTATGCTGCTCTTTCCTGTGACACCCTCCTCTCCATCTCGCTCATCCCCTCTGATCTGAACCTTACCAGAGTTACCAGACCTCTTTGTCTGAATGAAAAATATATCTACAAAAACATCTCCTATCCTCCCGGTTCTCTCATCAGAGATACCCTCTACGCCGCCTCAGGTTGCGATACTTTACTGGAATTGTGGCTACAACTGCTTCCTCTGCCCGCTGTAAGCATTTTGGGGGATACCCTCATTTGTGAAGGGGACACTACTTTGCTCAGCACCTCAGCCTCCGGAAGCCTCCTGTGGTCCACCGGCGATACCACAAGAGCCATTCCTGCAGCACCGGGCAATTATTCCCTCACCGTCACGGATGCCAACAATTGCTCCGCAAGCTCTTCCTTCCACGTGGACCAGGCACCGCCACTTTCTTACGTCATCACTTCTTACGACCCCCTTTGCAGCGAGGAGCTGGGAAGCGTCCTCCTCAAGGTTTCTTCAGGTGGAATTCCTCCCTTTCAATATGCTCTCAACGGGATGACCAATCTTTCCGGCATCTTTTCTTCCCTGCCTCCGGGATCTTACATTGCCACTTTTTCAGATGCGCTGGGTTGTACCCGCTCTGACACAGTCCTCATCTTGCCTCCGCCACTCTTTGAAGTCGACATGACAGACTCCCTTATCCTCGATGCAGGGTCTTCCGTCCTGGTGCAATACAGACTCCTCAAAGGCTCCATTCAAAACATCTTGTTCCAGCCCGGTGAAGGAATCGCTCTGGATCAGGGTGGGCTGCGCATCTCCGCAACCACTGACCAAATTTATACCCTCACCTTCATCGACGACAACGGCTGTGAGATTACCAAAACGCTCAAAGTCTCTGTCAGACAAAACAATGAATTCTTTGCCCCATTGATCTTCTCCCCAAACAACGATGGCATCAACGACTTTTGGTTGCCTTCCTGGGGCAGCTCCTGGACGCGGGCAGAAATCAAAATCTATGACCGGTGGGGGGCGCTCATGGCTTCCCCTCCCGCCACTCAGGGCTGGGATGGCAATCACCATGGAATGCCTTGCATCCCGGGTGTGTATCTGTTCCACATCGTTCTCTATGATGCGCAAGGTACCTCTACTTCTTTCTCTGGAGATCTTACTTTGGTGAGGTAAAGCACATCATTCAGCTTCCTTTAACCTGCCTGAGAAAATTTAGTTTGCATTCAAAATAAATGTCCAAAAATTTGGAATTCTCAATCAGCCTTTGCTATATTCACTTAATTTTTATTACACCACATTTTTTTAGACACCGATTTAAAACTTGCTATGTAACTTTTTTATTCATCTAAAATTTTTATCTATGAAAACTAAAATTTTTGCTACTGTTTCAGCAAAATTAAATTCCTACCCCCCCCATTTTTCTTTACTGAAATTTGGTTTTCTTAAACCCGTCATCGCCTCCATCATGGCTACACTTTTTACCATCGCATTGCCTGGATTGGTCAATGGGCAATGTCCATCAAGCTATTCTGGACAGATGGGAAATAATCAACCTTATACTCCATGTGGTTTTAATACAATAGACGTATTAATGAATACTTCTAATAACTTCACAGCCTATACAGGGATAGTCAATGGAAACTTTTCCTCTAATGTGAAAATTCTTAGTATTTCAAATTCAAGTGGAGTTACGTCCAGCATCTCTGGAGACTATAATTTTACAATTAATTTGAACAATAAATCTATTACAAGTGGCACTGCAATTTCCCTTGCAACAATAACCTACACTTTGATGACAGGAAATTCCGCATCAGCTGTAACTACTTTTACCCGTGTGACTGCTGTCGACCCAGGAGCTCCGGGTGGTTATACTTTATGTACGACTGGAGGAAATGCCAGCTCTGAGAGTATCTCTCTTGCTCAGCGTACACTAGAGGGAAATGTACTTATTCCAAGTGAGTTTAGCTGCACTTCCGGAAGCACCAATCATGGTTTACCGGAGCGTGATATTGCAATTGATATGAACTATAATCCGTATTACAACATTTGTACAATTACTGATACTCCTTCAGATGGTTTTTATGAATGTGAGGAACTTCGAAATGGGTGTAAGTATAAAGTTTGTGTAACGCATGAAAATGAACAAGCTTGTGGAATTGATGAATTTGATCTTGATGTCATAAGGGATCACATCCTTGGAACAGATTGTTTTGATTGGGTTTGGCAACTTTATGCTGCAGATGTAAATAATAATGGTTCCATTTCAACAGCAGATGTGCTCCAAATCCAAAATATACTTAACAATGTATCTGCTACAATGCCATTGATGTGGAAATACATCAATTACACAGAATATGTTGCTCAGGTTTTAATAAACCAAAATGACAATTGTAATGCAGATATTCCTGTTGCTGACAATTGTGCCGAAATAACAATTTCCTCCAATCCCACTGTGGAAGATTGGTATGGTTTTCCGGTAGGAGATGTAAATTATTCCTGCACCTCTTGTGAATTTGCGTCTGCCCCGGTGTCACGATCTTATACTTTGG
This region of Candidatus Vicinibacter affinis genomic DNA includes:
- a CDS encoding T9SS type A sorting domain-containing protein; translation: MKTKIFATVSAKLNSYPPHFSLLKFGFLKPVIASIMATLFTIALPGLVNGQCPSSYSGQMGNNQPYTPCGFNTIDVLMNTSNNFTAYTGIVNGNFSSNVKILSISNSSGVTSSISGDYNFTINLNNKSITSGTAISLATITYTLMTGNSASAVTTFTRVTAVDPGAPGGYTLCTTGGNASSESISLAQRTLEGNVLIPSEFSCTSGSTNHGLPERDIAIDMNYNPYYNICTITDTPSDGFYECEELRNGCKYKVCVTHENEQACGIDEFDLDVIRDHILGTDCFDWVWQLYAADVNNNGSISTADVLQIQNILNNVSATMPLMWKYINYTEYVAQVLINQNDNCNADIPVADNCAEITISSNPTVEDWYGFPVGDVNYSCTSCEFASAPVSRSYTLGENFQNILINHTNTNELVLHFDCPFKVNVWSMVLQNLALQNEIVAVYQDDKESNSFAWNYEKQTNQLRMSYVSNSIFTKRNFKINIIYKSKLEINGSCMRLVNGDPKIHNLIIGENGSYSYFDQPVFNHDSGFTIYPIPTTNYLSFLGEIPEEHQLKIYSSNGIEVYSGKVVEKTINTSNFPPGIYFLELFSNSKSIFKKVFISKVH